A single window of Methanomassiliicoccales archaeon DNA harbors:
- a CDS encoding Lrp/AsnC family transcriptional regulator, translating into MDGTDLHLIRMLLFEPRLPYRELADRLNVSVQAVHRRIQILMEERIILGFGTNISLGYLKAVEVMVQGESHFTSRADMIAELHADGRVSQVLFGSGKVLFVTALLHDISELESFVSFVRRSAAMPEPRVAIVSHGLAGKAGEISRPEARQELSPLDKRIVSSMRRDARKPVADVASELNVTAATVKRRLDRMIDDGSIEFSLGLHPGLSGNIITIIDVTLTNGSDKMTLGNGFVRRFAPAVGYYRTFSNLPDTIVMLAWTNTLHDLELLLMEIEKSDRVRSAVPQIIYAGRYYETWRDHLLDGGKRPDNMT; encoded by the coding sequence GTGGACGGAACCGACCTTCATTTGATCAGGATGCTTCTTTTCGAGCCCAGGCTTCCCTACCGGGAGCTCGCCGATCGCCTGAACGTATCGGTGCAGGCCGTCCACCGCCGGATCCAGATATTGATGGAGGAAAGGATCATTCTCGGATTCGGGACGAACATCTCCCTCGGATACCTGAAGGCGGTGGAGGTCATGGTCCAGGGCGAGTCCCACTTCACCTCGAGGGCGGACATGATCGCGGAACTGCACGCCGACGGCCGGGTATCCCAGGTCCTGTTCGGCAGTGGTAAAGTGCTTTTCGTGACGGCGCTCCTCCACGACATCTCGGAATTGGAATCCTTCGTCTCGTTTGTCAGGAGGTCCGCCGCTATGCCCGAGCCCAGAGTGGCGATCGTCTCGCATGGCCTGGCAGGAAAGGCAGGGGAGATCTCGAGACCGGAGGCCCGACAGGAACTCTCACCGCTGGACAAGAGAATCGTCTCCTCCATGAGGAGGGATGCCCGTAAACCGGTGGCGGATGTCGCCTCCGAGCTGAACGTAACAGCGGCGACGGTGAAGCGGCGATTGGACAGGATGATCGATGATGGCTCCATAGAATTCTCGCTTGGCCTCCATCCTGGCCTTTCCGGGAACATCATAACCATCATCGATGTGACGCTCACCAATGGATCGGACAAGATGACCTTGGGCAATGGCTTCGTGCGGCGTTTCGCTCCCGCGGTCGGATATTACCGCACCTTCAGCAATCTCCCTGACACGATCGTCATGTTAGCCTGGACCAACACCCTGCATGACCTGGAACTGCTGTTGATGGAGATAGAGAAGAGCGACCGTGTGCGCTCCGCTGTCCCGCAGATAATCTATGCAGGACGATACTATGAGACCTGGCGCGACCATCTCCTGGACGGAGGGAAGCGTCCAGACAATATGACATGA
- a CDS encoding metal-dependent hydrolase has product MVKLRYLGHSAFTISDVRNTVIIDPFLTGNSEASFRARDIEADLILVTHAHNDHLGDAIEISKRSGSPILCSFELGMYCESQGAKVINAHIGGKFKFDFGSVKLFPALHSSSLDDIHPLGTAVSFMINMEGKNMYHAGDTALFGDMALIAEQYKIDVAMLPIGGIYTMDSEDAVRAERLLRAKKVVPMHYGKWSEADPYEFRDRIGEQGIGTAVVMRPGDAIIV; this is encoded by the coding sequence ATGGTCAAACTTCGCTATCTCGGTCATTCCGCATTCACCATCTCTGACGTCCGCAACACGGTGATCATCGATCCGTTCCTCACCGGTAACAGTGAAGCATCGTTCCGGGCCCGGGACATCGAGGCCGACCTTATCCTGGTGACGCATGCGCACAACGACCATCTGGGTGACGCCATAGAGATCTCCAAACGTTCAGGCTCACCGATCCTATGTTCCTTTGAGCTGGGGATGTACTGTGAATCCCAGGGGGCCAAGGTGATTAACGCCCATATCGGGGGGAAGTTCAAATTCGATTTCGGCTCGGTCAAACTGTTTCCCGCTCTGCATTCGTCCTCCCTCGATGACATCCATCCCCTTGGAACAGCGGTTTCCTTCATGATCAACATGGAGGGCAAGAACATGTACCATGCCGGCGACACTGCCTTGTTCGGGGACATGGCCTTGATAGCGGAGCAATACAAGATCGACGTGGCCATGCTGCCTATCGGAGGCATCTATACCATGGATTCGGAGGATGCCGTAAGAGCGGAGAGGCTGCTGCGGGCAAAGAAGGTCGTCCCTATGCACTACGGCAAATGGTCCGAGGCGGACCCCTACGAGTTCCGCGACCGTATCGGGGAACAGGGCATCGGGACTGCGGTGGTCATGAGGCCCGGGGATGCGATAATCGTCTGA
- a CDS encoding GTP-binding protein — MGTRIAIIGGFLGAGKTTLINKIAKGLSEDGKTIGLIMNDQGEALVDTQYSKANGFETSEVLRGCFCCRFNDLMASARNIVSRTRPDFIIAEPVGSCTDLLATVVAPLKLMYPNEFEVAPLIIVVDAPRLAEEGLDPGTLSGYLRKHQIEEAEHIVISKIDMVSREVMLKLVDAAKNYNPQADVIPYSSVTGHGLERIMGVIRSGKRSDRQPIDIDYDTYAMAEAELGWYNGTFSFHALDRVDTYDLATKIIRAISLNYEPEDIAHAKLMVTSDTNSLKMSVVFDNISIDGIKGSRYAEGRVKVTINARVVSSPDDLQSNIRSAVFQAMDSIGKRSEGFADECFAPSRPNPTHRIVD, encoded by the coding sequence ATGGGTACGCGCATTGCCATTATCGGAGGCTTCCTGGGTGCGGGCAAGACCACCTTGATCAATAAGATCGCCAAGGGTCTGAGCGAGGATGGCAAGACCATCGGTCTGATCATGAACGATCAGGGAGAGGCGTTGGTCGACACGCAGTACTCCAAGGCGAACGGTTTTGAGACATCGGAGGTTCTGCGCGGCTGCTTCTGCTGCCGATTCAACGATCTCATGGCCTCGGCCAGGAACATCGTCTCCCGGACCCGTCCCGACTTCATAATCGCCGAGCCAGTGGGCTCTTGCACGGACCTCCTCGCCACGGTCGTGGCCCCGCTGAAGCTGATGTATCCCAACGAGTTCGAGGTGGCGCCATTGATCATAGTGGTGGACGCACCCCGCCTCGCCGAAGAAGGGCTGGACCCGGGCACGCTCAGCGGCTATCTGAGGAAGCACCAGATCGAGGAGGCGGAGCACATCGTCATCTCCAAGATCGACATGGTCTCCAGGGAGGTGATGCTCAAGCTGGTCGACGCGGCGAAGAACTACAACCCGCAGGCGGACGTGATACCCTACTCCTCCGTCACCGGCCATGGTCTGGAAAGGATCATGGGCGTCATACGTTCTGGAAAGCGCAGCGACCGTCAGCCCATCGATATCGATTATGATACGTATGCCATGGCCGAGGCGGAGCTGGGCTGGTACAACGGCACCTTCAGCTTCCATGCCCTGGATAGGGTGGACACCTATGATCTGGCCACTAAGATCATCCGCGCCATCTCATTGAACTATGAACCAGAGGACATCGCCCATGCAAAATTGATGGTGACCTCGGACACGAACTCCCTGAAGATGTCCGTTGTCTTCGATAACATATCGATCGACGGTATCAAAGGTTCCAGATACGCTGAGGGCAGGGTCAAGGTCACGATAAACGCCCGGGTGGTGTCGTCTCCCGACGATCTTCAGTCCAATATCCGGAGCGCAGTATTCCAGGCGATGGATTCGATAGGCAAGCGTTCGGAAGGTTTCGCGGATGAATGTTTCGCGCCCTCTAGGCCAAATCCAACCCATCGGATCGTCGATTAG
- a CDS encoding Lrp/AsnC family transcriptional regulator: MVTVDQMNRKIIGLLLADGRMTYNDVSVKLRRSSSTVRDRIRRLEDDKVILGYYAIVNAERMGMNADAIVLANLNHETSAADLKKLAKIEGVREVLQISGQKRILVRVSASDNHSLEDIVTRELIPMGLKDIELKVVLDSVSRPPGL; encoded by the coding sequence TTGGTAACAGTCGATCAGATGAACAGAAAGATCATCGGTCTTCTTCTGGCTGATGGTAGGATGACATACAACGACGTTTCTGTTAAGCTGAGACGTTCCTCATCGACGGTAAGGGACCGGATCCGCCGCCTGGAGGACGACAAGGTCATCCTGGGCTACTACGCCATCGTCAACGCGGAGCGCATGGGGATGAACGCCGACGCCATCGTCCTGGCCAACCTGAACCATGAAACGAGCGCGGCCGACCTCAAGAAGCTGGCCAAGATCGAAGGGGTAAGGGAGGTCCTTCAGATATCCGGTCAGAAGAGGATACTTGTCCGTGTTTCTGCCTCCGACAATCACTCGCTCGAGGACATCGTCACCCGGGAGCTGATCCCGATGGGATTGAAGGACATCGAGCTGAAGGTCGTGCTGGATTCCGTATCCCGACCGCCCGGTCTCTGA
- a CDS encoding glutamate synthase-related protein — translation MSEKTDRPKRMETRLPEKFMPTINYNTCVQCKRCVNECSFQAIDVRDNKVVPKGGCVACGRCIAVCPTSAIEIRPLPSQFPPHGNWTERMRRGIYAQANSGGVLLSSCGTDEPYDVIFEDILLDAAQVTNPSIDPLREPVETRTYLGGRPGRIEVCEGEHMKLCGGEGPIIEMDMPIMLGHVSLGSVSYNTQKALFMAAKELNIIAGSGEGGLHEDFYVYADHICSEVASGRFGVNASYLKNTAAVEIKVGQGAKPGLGGHLPGEKVTKLISETRMIPLGTDALSPYPHHDIYSIEDLQQLISVLKEATEYGRPVGVKIAAVHNVGAIASGIVRAGADFITIDGFKGGTGSAPRVIRDNAGLPIEVAIAVVDKRLTDEGLRNRVTIAAGGGIRCSADMIKAIALGADIAMVSTAAMIAMGCRVCQQCHRGLCPWGIATQREDLMARLDPEQAAARVVRLFRAWNEELREVIGGMGIDSVESLVGNRDRLRYMGPNPKIAEVMGLKTVGEGWG, via the coding sequence ATGAGCGAAAAGACCGACCGGCCTAAGCGCATGGAGACCAGACTGCCAGAGAAGTTCATGCCGACGATCAACTACAACACCTGCGTCCAGTGCAAGCGCTGTGTGAACGAATGCTCGTTCCAGGCGATCGACGTGCGGGACAACAAGGTGGTACCGAAGGGAGGTTGCGTGGCCTGCGGCAGGTGCATCGCGGTCTGCCCGACCAGCGCCATCGAGATCAGGCCGCTGCCGTCGCAATTCCCGCCTCATGGGAACTGGACCGAGAGGATGAGGCGCGGGATCTATGCACAGGCGAACAGCGGCGGTGTGCTTCTCTCCTCCTGCGGCACCGACGAACCGTACGACGTCATTTTCGAGGATATCCTGTTGGATGCCGCACAGGTCACCAACCCGTCGATCGACCCGTTGCGTGAACCGGTAGAGACCAGGACCTATCTGGGCGGGCGCCCGGGCAGGATCGAGGTATGCGAAGGGGAGCACATGAAGCTGTGCGGCGGCGAGGGTCCGATAATCGAAATGGACATGCCGATCATGTTAGGGCACGTCTCACTTGGTTCCGTGTCCTACAACACCCAGAAGGCATTGTTCATGGCCGCCAAGGAGCTCAACATCATCGCCGGTTCTGGGGAAGGCGGACTGCACGAGGACTTCTACGTCTATGCGGACCACATCTGCTCGGAGGTCGCATCAGGGCGTTTCGGCGTGAACGCCAGCTACCTGAAGAACACCGCGGCCGTGGAGATCAAGGTGGGTCAGGGAGCCAAGCCCGGCCTGGGCGGACATCTGCCGGGCGAGAAGGTCACCAAGCTCATCTCCGAGACCCGGATGATACCGCTTGGGACGGACGCGCTGTCGCCCTATCCCCACCACGATATCTATTCGATCGAGGACCTTCAGCAGCTGATCTCCGTGCTCAAGGAGGCCACCGAGTACGGACGTCCGGTCGGGGTGAAGATCGCCGCCGTCCATAACGTCGGAGCGATCGCTTCGGGCATCGTCCGAGCCGGGGCGGATTTCATCACCATCGACGGTTTCAAAGGAGGGACCGGCTCAGCCCCCAGGGTCATAAGGGACAATGCAGGTCTCCCGATCGAGGTGGCCATCGCCGTGGTGGACAAGAGGTTGACCGATGAAGGGCTGCGCAACCGGGTCACCATCGCTGCCGGCGGTGGCATAAGATGCAGCGCCGACATGATCAAGGCCATAGCCCTCGGTGCGGACATCGCCATGGTCTCGACCGCAGCCATGATCGCCATGGGCTGCCGGGTATGCCAACAGTGCCATCGCGGACTGTGCCCCTGGGGAATCGCGACCCAAAGGGAGGATCTGATGGCCCGGTTGGACCCAGAGCAGGCCGCGGCCCGTGTGGTACGGCTGTTCAGGGCATGGAACGAGGAGCTGCGTGAGGTCATCGGCGGCATGGGCATCGACTCGGTCGAATCGTTGGTGGGAAACCGTGACCGCCTCAGATACATGGGCCCGAACCCGAAGATAGCGGAAGTGATGGGGCTCAAGACAGTGGGAGAGGGGTGGGGCTGA
- a CDS encoding CBS domain-containing protein: protein MSSARIALVPQLPDLDKIRQMRKRLNLSQRELANLAGVSQSLIAKIERGSIDPSYSNVRKILVAFEEVLRRRKVEGMKTGNQLTVGDLATRGVIHVTPDQTIGEGTERMMKGRFTQLPVIVGERVVGGITDDRIRDYTIEETKSGRKTYDEVMRTKIEEIMDEPFPILSEDTPIDLASFHLQREEAILISRKGQIVGILTSADFLNLGLNQ, encoded by the coding sequence ATGTCTTCGGCCCGGATCGCATTGGTACCCCAGCTCCCAGATCTTGACAAGATACGTCAGATGAGGAAGAGATTGAACCTCTCGCAGCGTGAATTGGCGAATTTGGCAGGAGTAAGTCAATCGCTGATCGCAAAGATCGAGCGCGGTAGCATCGATCCATCCTATAGCAACGTGCGCAAGATCCTCGTGGCCTTCGAGGAAGTGCTCAGAAGGCGCAAGGTCGAGGGCATGAAGACCGGGAACCAGCTCACCGTGGGCGATCTGGCCACCCGCGGGGTCATCCATGTGACCCCAGACCAGACGATCGGCGAAGGGACCGAGAGGATGATGAAGGGGCGGTTCACACAACTGCCAGTGATCGTCGGTGAGCGGGTCGTCGGTGGCATAACCGATGACAGGATCCGTGACTATACCATAGAGGAAACTAAATCTGGCCGGAAGACCTATGATGAGGTCATGAGGACCAAGATCGAGGAGATCATGGATGAGCCATTTCCCATACTCTCCGAGGACACGCCCATAGACCTTGCCTCGTTCCATCTGCAACGCGAGGAAGCTATCCTCATCTCTCGAAAGGGTCAGATCGTAGGTATCCTCACCAGCGCGGATTTCCTCAACCTTGGCCTTAACCAGTAA
- a CDS encoding Dabb family protein, translated as MLKHIVMWRLKESAGGRTKEQNAIQAKEMLDLLPFRIKEIKKLEVGINVLNTPTSYDLVLIVDFANILDLQTYQAHPEHVKVADYVLKIRETRAVVDYEY; from the coding sequence ATGCTCAAACATATAGTCATGTGGAGGCTGAAGGAATCGGCCGGAGGCCGGACGAAGGAACAGAATGCCATTCAGGCAAAGGAAATGCTCGACCTTCTCCCTTTCAGGATCAAGGAGATAAAGAAGCTAGAGGTAGGGATCAATGTACTGAACACTCCGACCTCCTATGACCTGGTCCTCATCGTGGACTTCGCGAACATCCTGGACCTCCAGACATATCAGGCGCATCCCGAACATGTCAAGGTGGCCGATTACGTCCTCAAGATAAGAGAGACCCGGGCCGTCGTCGACTACGAGTATTAA
- a CDS encoding METTL5 family protein, whose translation MKKKDLEILLQSIPPFDRPKASLEQYSTPSVIAADFLFTAYADGDIADKAVADLGCGTGILAIGAGKLGAKRVIGVDLDENAITQAKANAKFIGVDVDFLNLNVIDFDEKVDTVVMNPPFGSQKRNADRPFLDTAMTVADTVYSIHMTDTVDFLAKYISDRGFYVDYQKRYKFEIPHMFSFHTKAKKCFDVSLLCLRRIG comes from the coding sequence ATGAAGAAGAAAGATCTGGAGATCCTCTTACAATCCATCCCGCCATTTGACAGGCCGAAGGCTTCGCTGGAGCAGTACTCGACACCATCAGTGATCGCGGCGGACTTCCTTTTCACGGCCTATGCCGATGGGGATATTGCAGACAAGGCCGTGGCTGACCTGGGATGCGGGACCGGGATACTGGCCATTGGAGCTGGTAAATTGGGCGCGAAGCGCGTGATCGGGGTGGACCTGGACGAGAACGCCATCACGCAGGCCAAGGCCAACGCCAAGTTCATCGGGGTGGATGTCGACTTCCTCAACCTCAATGTGATAGATTTCGACGAGAAGGTGGACACAGTGGTCATGAACCCACCTTTCGGGTCTCAAAAAAGGAACGCGGACCGGCCCTTCCTCGACACGGCGATGACCGTCGCAGACACGGTCTATTCCATCCACATGACCGACACCGTCGACTTCCTGGCCAAGTATATTTCTGACCGTGGTTTTTACGTGGACTACCAGAAAAGGTATAAATTCGAGATTCCTCATATGTTTTCGTTCCATACGAAGGCTAAGAAGTGTTTCGACGTTTCGCTTCTCTGCTTGCGCAGAATTGGGTGA
- a CDS encoding exosome complex RNA-binding protein Csl4, which yields MNDKRKVLPGDEVAEAEEYLPAEGTYEENGKVFSALKGTLELDDKEKVAKVVAENPMVTLNIGDEVFAEITDVRASMAIAEVVVVNGKSRNITGDTNGTIHVSKLSQEYVQDVGREVRPSDIIRAKVTQVKPSVQLTTAGPHYGVVKALCRKCRQPLLKVDKGLYCNSCERGDMRKLADDYGDVESI from the coding sequence ATGAACGATAAGAGAAAGGTCTTGCCCGGCGACGAAGTGGCCGAGGCTGAGGAGTACTTGCCGGCTGAGGGCACCTACGAGGAGAACGGCAAGGTATTTTCTGCTCTCAAAGGCACCCTAGAGCTTGACGACAAGGAGAAGGTCGCCAAGGTGGTCGCCGAGAACCCGATGGTCACACTAAATATCGGCGATGAGGTGTTCGCCGAGATCACCGACGTACGTGCCTCGATGGCCATAGCCGAGGTGGTCGTGGTCAACGGCAAGAGCCGCAACATCACCGGAGACACCAATGGCACCATCCACGTATCCAAGCTGTCTCAGGAATATGTGCAGGACGTAGGCCGTGAGGTCAGGCCCAGCGATATCATCAGGGCCAAGGTGACCCAGGTCAAGCCATCTGTCCAACTGACCACCGCCGGTCCGCACTATGGCGTCGTGAAGGCCCTTTGCCGCAAGTGCCGGCAGCCGCTGCTGAAGGTCGACAAAGGCCTCTATTGCAACTCTTGCGAGAGAGGCGACATGAGGAAGTTGGCCGATGACTACGGCGATGTGGAGAGCATCTGA
- a CDS encoding tRNA 4-thiouridine(8) synthase ThiI, with amino-acid sequence MKAVALISGGIDSPVAAYMMAMRGVDLTLLHMDNRPYGAPGSVRKTSRMIAPLEKATGKSFDFYYAPHGRNNQINAEKCRATFQCVLCKRQMLRTAKGFAERIGADAIVTGESLGQVASQTLQNLRAETYGIDFPILRPLIGLDKIEIEFIGKQIGTYEISISHGKAPACTIVPDRPVTMARPERILEEEAKIDVPEQLKYALDNIRSLKDLDKENS; translated from the coding sequence ATGAAGGCAGTGGCGCTCATTTCCGGCGGTATCGATTCACCCGTGGCCGCCTACATGATGGCAATGAGGGGGGTAGACCTGACACTCCTCCACATGGACAACCGTCCCTATGGGGCACCGGGCAGCGTACGCAAGACATCCCGGATGATCGCACCGCTGGAAAAGGCCACCGGCAAGAGCTTCGATTTCTATTATGCGCCGCATGGAAGGAACAACCAGATCAACGCCGAGAAGTGCCGGGCGACCTTCCAGTGCGTCCTTTGCAAGCGTCAGATGCTGCGGACGGCGAAAGGGTTCGCGGAAAGGATAGGCGCCGACGCCATCGTGACCGGGGAATCGCTCGGCCAGGTCGCCTCCCAGACGCTCCAGAACCTGAGGGCGGAAACCTATGGCATCGACTTCCCGATCCTGCGCCCGCTCATCGGTCTGGACAAGATCGAGATCGAGTTCATCGGGAAGCAGATCGGGACCTATGAGATATCCATCTCACACGGAAAGGCACCGGCGTGCACCATCGTTCCGGACAGACCTGTCACCATGGCCCGGCCGGAGCGTATACTGGAAGAAGAGGCCAAGATCGACGTCCCAGAGCAGCTCAAGTACGCTCTGGACAACATCAGATCGCTCAAAGACCTGGATAAAGAGAACAGTTGA